One Streptomyces sp. NBC_00554 DNA segment encodes these proteins:
- a CDS encoding YtxH domain-containing protein: MRYRLTFVAGLALGYVLGSRAGRERYEQLKKSARQISQNPAVRNTAESAAQQGREFAGKAYHAVSEKVGDRVPTSVTDRVRSLRERNANGRGEDDWGTSNT; this comes from the coding sequence ATGCGCTACCGGCTCACATTCGTCGCCGGACTGGCTCTGGGTTACGTGCTGGGCTCTCGCGCCGGGCGCGAGCGTTACGAGCAGCTGAAGAAGTCCGCCCGCCAGATCTCGCAGAACCCGGCGGTGCGCAACACCGCCGAGAGCGCCGCCCAGCAGGGCCGCGAGTTCGCGGGCAAGGCGTACCACGCGGTGAGCGAGAAGGTGGGCGACCGGGTCCCCACCTCGGTGACCGACCGGGTCCGCTCCCTGCGCGAGCGGAACGCCAACGGCCGCGGCGAAGACGACTGGGGCACCTCCAACACCTAG
- a CDS encoding ABC transporter ATP-binding protein, with protein sequence MLIRLLRTYLRPYKKPIALLVLLQLLQTCATLYLPTLNAHIIDNGVVKGDTGYILSFGAVMIAISLAQVVCNIGAVYYGARTASAVGRDIRGAVFDRVQSFSAREVGHFGAPSLITRTTNDVQQVQMLALMTFTLLVSAPIMCVGGIVLALGLDVPLSGVLVAVVPVLGLGVTLIIRRLRPLFRSMQVRLDTVNRVLREQITGNRVIRAFVRDDYEKERFRKANADLTEVSLGTGRYLALMFPMVMTVVNLSSIAVVWFGAHRIDSGGMQIGDLTAFLAYLMQIVMSVMMATFMFMMVPRAEVCAERIQEVLDTDSSVVPPTAPVVELRRHGHLEIRGGGFRYPGAEEPVLTAVDLVARPGETTAVIGSTGSGKSTLLGLVPRLFDATDGEVLVDGVDVATIEPRLLAKTVGLVPQKPYLFAGTVATNLRYGNPDATDEELWHALEVAQAKGFVEGLENGLDSPIAQGGTNVSGGQRQRLAIARTLVQRPEIYLFDDSFSALDYKTDAMLRAALAAETAEATVVIVAQRVSTIRDADRIVVLDEGRVVGTGRHHELMAGNETYREIVLSQLTEAEAA encoded by the coding sequence GTGCTCATACGACTACTTCGTACGTACCTCCGTCCGTACAAGAAACCCATCGCCCTGCTGGTGCTGCTGCAGCTCCTGCAGACCTGCGCCACGCTCTACCTGCCCACGCTCAACGCGCACATCATTGACAACGGCGTCGTGAAGGGCGACACGGGATACATCCTGTCCTTCGGCGCAGTCATGATCGCGATCTCGCTGGCGCAGGTCGTCTGCAACATCGGCGCCGTCTACTACGGCGCCCGTACGGCTTCGGCCGTCGGCCGGGACATCCGGGGCGCCGTCTTCGACCGCGTCCAGTCCTTCTCCGCGCGCGAGGTCGGCCACTTCGGGGCGCCCTCGCTGATCACCCGCACCACCAATGACGTCCAGCAGGTGCAGATGCTCGCCCTGATGACGTTCACCCTGCTGGTGTCGGCGCCGATCATGTGTGTGGGCGGCATCGTGCTGGCCCTCGGCCTTGACGTGCCGCTGTCCGGGGTGCTGGTCGCCGTGGTGCCGGTACTCGGCCTCGGTGTGACCCTGATCATCCGGCGGCTGCGGCCGCTGTTCCGCTCCATGCAGGTCCGCCTGGACACCGTGAACCGGGTGCTGCGCGAGCAGATCACCGGCAACCGCGTGATCCGCGCCTTCGTACGGGACGACTACGAGAAGGAGCGCTTCCGGAAGGCGAACGCCGATCTGACCGAGGTGTCGCTGGGCACCGGGCGGTACCTGGCACTGATGTTCCCGATGGTCATGACCGTCGTGAACCTGTCCTCGATCGCCGTGGTGTGGTTCGGCGCGCACCGGATCGACAGCGGGGGCATGCAGATCGGTGATCTGACCGCGTTCCTCGCCTACCTCATGCAGATCGTGATGTCCGTGATGATGGCCACCTTCATGTTCATGATGGTGCCGCGCGCGGAGGTCTGTGCCGAGCGCATCCAGGAGGTCCTGGACACCGACAGCAGTGTGGTGCCGCCGACCGCACCCGTCGTGGAGCTGCGGCGCCACGGCCACCTGGAGATCCGTGGCGGCGGGTTCCGTTACCCGGGTGCCGAGGAGCCGGTGCTGACGGCCGTCGACCTGGTGGCGCGGCCGGGTGAGACGACCGCCGTGATCGGGTCCACGGGCAGTGGCAAGTCGACGCTTCTCGGGCTCGTCCCCCGGCTGTTCGACGCCACGGACGGCGAGGTGCTCGTCGACGGCGTGGACGTGGCGACCATCGAGCCGAGACTGCTGGCCAAGACGGTCGGACTCGTCCCGCAGAAGCCGTATCTCTTCGCGGGCACGGTGGCGACGAACCTGCGGTACGGCAACCCGGACGCCACCGACGAGGAGCTGTGGCACGCGCTGGAGGTGGCGCAGGCCAAGGGGTTCGTGGAGGGCCTGGAGAACGGGCTCGACTCCCCCATCGCACAGGGCGGCACGAATGTGTCCGGTGGTCAGCGGCAGCGTCTCGCGATCGCCCGCACCCTCGTACAGCGCCCGGAGATCTACCTCTTCGACGACTCGTTCTCGGCGCTCGACTACAAGACCGACGCCATGCTGCGCGCGGCGCTCGCCGCCGAGACCGCCGAGGCGACCGTGGTGATCGTCGCCCAGCGGGTGTCGACCATCCGGGACGCCGACCGGATCGTGGTCCTCGACGAGGGCCGGGTCGTCGGCACCGGGCGGCACCACGAACTGATGGCGGGCAACGAGACATACCGGGAGATCGTCCTCTCCCAGCTGACGGAAGCGGAGGCTGCCTGA
- a CDS encoding FGGY family carbohydrate kinase: MGIVAGLDSSPDFTRIVVCDSDTGVVLKQGYAPHPVESTEGGGRPSDVDPQAWLLSLGEAAGGGLLEGVQAIGVSAQQNGLVPLDAQGNTVRPALVGSDKRTQVAAADLVDALGGREAWAQAVGCVPQAAQPVTKLRWLNKTEPDSARRTAFLMQAHDWLVWQLLGRPVRRTTDRGGASGTGYWSAATGGYRPDIVDMALGHQAGLPEVLGPSDAAGTTPEGLLISAGTGETMAAAFGLGIGLGDAVVSLGASGSVMAVHPEALFDSSGMITSLADATGMHLPVVTTLNAVRALRGAAELLGLPDLESLSDLAMKSTPGSHGLVMLPYLEGERTPNLPHTAGMLAGLRRESMRPEHLARAAFEGMLCGLADALDVLRGRGVDVRRIFLLGQAAELPAVQAVAPALFGVQVVVPQPADYAAFGAARQAAWALGVSQGTLDPRTPPAWQGPVAQVLDPGEELAMGQAIRQQYVAVREQAHPGAFRG, from the coding sequence ATGGGGATAGTCGCCGGGTTGGACAGTTCGCCCGATTTCACTCGCATCGTCGTCTGCGACTCGGACACGGGTGTCGTACTCAAGCAGGGGTACGCGCCGCATCCGGTCGAGTCCACCGAGGGCGGCGGGCGTCCTTCCGACGTCGACCCTCAGGCCTGGCTGCTGTCCCTGGGAGAGGCGGCGGGCGGCGGACTGCTCGAAGGTGTGCAGGCCATCGGCGTGTCCGCGCAGCAGAACGGTCTTGTCCCGCTGGACGCGCAGGGGAACACGGTGCGGCCTGCGCTCGTCGGCAGTGACAAGCGGACGCAGGTCGCGGCCGCCGATCTCGTCGACGCGCTCGGCGGGCGCGAGGCGTGGGCCCAGGCCGTGGGCTGCGTACCGCAGGCCGCCCAGCCGGTGACCAAGCTGCGCTGGCTGAACAAGACCGAACCGGATTCCGCGCGGCGGACCGCGTTCCTCATGCAGGCGCACGACTGGCTGGTGTGGCAGCTGCTCGGGCGGCCGGTGCGCAGGACCACCGACCGGGGCGGGGCCTCCGGGACCGGGTACTGGTCGGCGGCGACCGGCGGTTACCGGCCGGACATCGTCGACATGGCGCTCGGGCACCAGGCCGGGCTGCCCGAGGTGCTCGGCCCTTCCGACGCGGCGGGGACCACCCCGGAGGGGCTCCTCATATCCGCCGGGACCGGCGAGACCATGGCGGCGGCGTTCGGGCTCGGCATCGGGCTCGGGGACGCGGTCGTCTCCCTCGGAGCCTCCGGTTCCGTGATGGCCGTACACCCCGAGGCGCTCTTCGACTCCTCCGGCATGATCACCTCACTCGCGGACGCGACCGGGATGCATCTGCCGGTCGTCACCACGCTCAATGCCGTACGAGCCCTGCGCGGCGCCGCCGAACTCCTCGGCCTGCCCGACCTGGAGAGCCTGTCCGACCTGGCGATGAAGTCGACGCCGGGCTCCCACGGCCTGGTGATGCTGCCGTATCTGGAGGGCGAGCGGACGCCGAACCTGCCGCACACGGCGGGGATGCTGGCCGGGCTGCGACGGGAGTCGATGCGGCCCGAGCATCTGGCGCGGGCCGCCTTCGAGGGCATGCTGTGCGGGCTCGCGGACGCGCTCGACGTGCTGCGCGGCCGGGGCGTCGACGTACGGCGGATCTTCCTTCTTGGACAGGCCGCCGAGCTGCCCGCCGTACAGGCCGTGGCGCCCGCGCTGTTCGGCGTGCAGGTCGTGGTGCCGCAGCCGGCGGACTACGCGGCGTTCGGCGCGGCCCGGCAGGCGGCCTGGGCGCTCGGCGTCTCGCAGGGCACCCTCGATCCGCGGACGCCGCCCGCCTGGCAGGGCCCGGTCGCACAGGTGCTGGACCCCGGTGAGGAACTGGCCATGGGCCAGGCCATAAGGCAGCAGTACGTGGCCGTACGGGAGCAGGCGCATCCTGGGGCGTTCCGGGGTTAA